The following are encoded together in the Naumannella cuiyingiana genome:
- a CDS encoding diacylglycerol/lipid kinase family protein, translating into MSRHEASAEKPTDTTGQEAAAEVGQRTRETDDGSGGRGQRAAIVYNPTKVELDVLKAAVQAAEAEAGWAESLWIETSEDDPGTGMAREAVDAGVDVVLAAGGDGTVRAVAEGLRGSRVALGLLPAGTGNLLARNLDLTLDNLGESVSTAFTGRTRDLDLGLVTIIRPDGKTEEHAFVVMAGMGLDAQLMENTDEDLKKKMGWVAYAKSMATAIRGGRRIKLMYRYDGERPRRGRLHTLLIGNCGSLPGNILLLPEAAVDDGILDVVALSPEGPLGWLQIWWKVLVENAILHRTGVGEKFRGTDKDIRALSYQRVETVEVRLTKPEPFELDGDEFGELTGFKVWVEQHGLRVRVPADS; encoded by the coding sequence ATGAGTCGACACGAGGCGAGTGCGGAGAAGCCCACCGACACCACGGGGCAGGAGGCGGCCGCTGAGGTCGGGCAGCGGACCCGCGAGACCGATGACGGCAGCGGCGGGCGCGGGCAGCGCGCCGCCATCGTCTACAACCCGACCAAGGTCGAGTTGGACGTGCTGAAGGCCGCGGTGCAGGCCGCCGAGGCCGAGGCCGGCTGGGCGGAGTCGCTGTGGATCGAGACCAGCGAGGACGATCCCGGCACCGGGATGGCGCGCGAGGCCGTCGACGCCGGTGTCGACGTGGTGCTGGCCGCCGGCGGTGACGGAACGGTACGCGCGGTGGCCGAGGGCCTGCGCGGCAGCCGCGTCGCGCTCGGGCTGCTGCCCGCCGGCACGGGAAACCTGCTGGCCCGCAATCTCGATCTCACCCTGGACAACCTCGGCGAGTCGGTGTCGACCGCCTTCACCGGCCGCACCCGTGATCTTGATCTCGGCCTGGTGACGATCATCCGGCCGGACGGGAAGACCGAGGAGCACGCCTTCGTGGTGATGGCCGGCATGGGCCTGGACGCCCAGCTCATGGAGAACACCGACGAAGACCTGAAGAAGAAGATGGGCTGGGTCGCCTACGCCAAGTCGATGGCCACCGCGATCCGCGGCGGTCGGCGGATCAAGCTGATGTATCGCTACGACGGCGAGCGTCCCCGACGCGGCCGCCTGCACACCCTGCTGATCGGCAACTGCGGTTCGCTTCCCGGCAACATCTTGCTGCTGCCCGAGGCCGCCGTGGACGACGGCATCCTCGATGTCGTCGCCCTGAGCCCGGAGGGTCCGCTCGGCTGGCTGCAGATCTGGTGGAAGGTGCTGGTGGAGAACGCGATCCTGCACCGCACCGGCGTCGGCGAGAAGTTCCGGGGCACCGACAAGGACATCCGCGCGCTCAGCTACCAGCGGGTGGAGACCGTGGAGGTACGCCTCACCAAGCCCGAGCCGTTCGAACTGGACGGCGACGAGTTCGGCGAGCTGACCGGGTTCAAGGTCTGGGTCGAGCAGCACGGGCTGCGGGTGCGGGTGCCGGCCGACTCCTGA
- a CDS encoding PspC domain-containing protein translates to MATATLARPRNERVIAGVCSGIARRFGLNANLVRLIFVLSLLLPGPQILIYLLGWILLPNE, encoded by the coding sequence ATGGCAACCGCCACCTTGGCCCGTCCCCGCAACGAGCGCGTCATCGCCGGCGTGTGTTCCGGCATCGCCCGCCGGTTCGGCCTGAATGCCAATCTGGTGCGGTTGATCTTCGTGCTCAGCCTGCTGTTGCCGGGCCCGCAGATCCTGATCTACCTGCTCGGCTGGATCCTGCTGCCGAACGAGTGA
- a CDS encoding DUF1269 domain-containing protein — protein MQSSVVLITFPEPSKCYEYLTRLQQMDAAGELTLDSAAIVKRDSDGKLQVDTGADNEAGSGALGGGLIGALVGILGGPVGVLLGWATGALVGTSVDLDDDADGLAVLDDVAKRIEPGQTALIAHVEEPSAAVVDETVAADGGTVQRWDAEALVADLEAAAEVRAEDEREARKQAREEKRAQDKAKIKDKLEEFKKKLTGN, from the coding sequence ATGCAGTCCAGTGTTGTACTGATCACCTTTCCGGAGCCGAGCAAATGCTATGAGTACCTGACTCGACTCCAGCAGATGGACGCCGCGGGCGAGCTGACGCTCGACTCGGCGGCGATCGTGAAGCGCGATTCCGACGGCAAGCTCCAGGTCGACACGGGGGCGGACAACGAGGCGGGCAGCGGCGCGCTCGGTGGCGGCCTGATCGGCGCCCTGGTGGGCATTCTCGGCGGACCGGTCGGCGTGTTGCTCGGCTGGGCCACGGGCGCGCTGGTCGGCACCTCGGTCGACCTTGACGACGATGCCGACGGCCTCGCGGTGCTCGACGATGTCGCCAAGCGGATCGAGCCCGGCCAGACCGCACTGATCGCACACGTGGAGGAGCCCTCCGCGGCCGTCGTCGACGAGACCGTCGCCGCCGACGGCGGCACGGTGCAGCGCTGGGACGCCGAGGCGCTGGTGGCCGACCTGGAGGCGGCGGCCGAGGTGCGTGCGGAGGACGAGCGCGAGGCCCGCAAGCAGGCGCGTGAGGAGAAGCGTGCCCAGGACAAGGCGAAGATCAAGGACAAGCTCGAGGAGTTCAAGAAGAAGCTGACCGGCAACTGA
- the purB gene encoding adenylosuccinate lyase codes for MSEVPNVLATRYASEQMRRIWSPENKIIAERRLWLAVLAAQRDLGVDFGGDDPDAVIADYERVIDRVDLDSIAERERVTRHDVKARIEEFNALAGHEHVHKGMTSRDLTENVEQLQMISALRLVAGRVVAALARLAELAARYAELPMAGRSHNVPGQITTLGKRFATVADELLVAHARLTELINRYPLRGISGPMGTGQDMLDLLDGDEARLAELQRRVAEHLGVPAVLDSTGQVYPRSLDYEAITALAQVAAAPSNLATTIRLMAGNELVTEGFRPGQVGSSAMPHKMNTRSAERINGLAVIIRGYVSMAGELAGDQWNEGDVSCSVVRRIALPDASYAIDGLFETFLTVLDEFGAFPAVIEAELRRYLPFLATTKVLMAAVRSGIGRELAHEVIKEHAVAVALAMREGQPENDLLARLAADPRLRGVDESALREALAAPLDLTGIARSQVARVVRRIEELAAAEPEAAAYRPGAVL; via the coding sequence GTGAGTGAGGTTCCCAACGTCCTCGCGACGCGCTACGCATCGGAGCAGATGCGCCGGATCTGGTCCCCGGAGAACAAGATCATCGCCGAGCGGCGGCTCTGGCTGGCCGTGCTGGCCGCCCAGCGCGACCTCGGGGTCGACTTCGGCGGCGACGATCCGGATGCGGTGATCGCCGACTACGAGCGGGTGATCGACCGGGTCGACCTCGACTCGATCGCCGAGCGCGAGCGGGTCACCCGGCACGACGTGAAGGCGCGGATCGAGGAGTTCAACGCGCTCGCCGGGCACGAGCACGTGCACAAAGGGATGACCAGCCGCGATCTCACCGAGAATGTCGAGCAATTGCAGATGATCAGCGCGCTGCGCCTGGTCGCCGGCCGGGTGGTCGCGGCGCTGGCCCGGCTCGCCGAGCTCGCGGCGCGGTACGCCGAACTGCCGATGGCGGGCCGCTCGCACAACGTGCCGGGCCAGATCACCACGCTGGGCAAGCGGTTCGCGACGGTCGCCGACGAGCTGCTGGTCGCCCACGCCCGGCTGACCGAGTTGATCAACCGCTATCCGCTGCGCGGCATCTCCGGGCCGATGGGCACCGGCCAGGACATGCTCGACCTGTTGGACGGCGACGAGGCCAGGCTCGCCGAACTGCAGCGACGCGTCGCGGAGCACCTCGGCGTACCCGCGGTGCTCGACTCGACCGGGCAGGTCTATCCACGCTCGCTCGACTACGAGGCGATCACCGCCCTGGCCCAGGTCGCCGCCGCGCCCAGCAACCTCGCCACGACGATCCGGCTGATGGCGGGCAACGAGCTCGTCACCGAGGGCTTCCGGCCGGGCCAGGTCGGCTCCAGCGCGATGCCGCACAAGATGAACACCCGCTCCGCCGAACGGATCAACGGGCTCGCGGTGATCATCCGCGGCTACGTGTCGATGGCCGGCGAGCTCGCCGGTGATCAATGGAACGAGGGCGACGTGTCCTGCTCGGTGGTGCGCCGGATCGCGCTGCCCGACGCCAGCTATGCGATCGACGGGCTGTTCGAGACGTTCCTCACGGTGCTCGACGAGTTCGGCGCGTTCCCGGCCGTGATCGAGGCCGAGCTGCGGCGCTATCTGCCGTTCCTGGCCACCACCAAGGTGCTGATGGCGGCGGTACGCTCCGGCATCGGTCGCGAACTCGCCCACGAGGTGATCAAGGAACACGCGGTGGCGGTGGCACTCGCCATGCGCGAGGGCCAGCCCGAGAACGATCTGCTCGCCCGGCTGGCGGCCGACCCGCGGCTGCGGGGCGTCGACGAGTCCGCCCTGCGCGAGGCGCTGGCCGCGCCGCTCGACCTCACCGGCATCGCCCGGTCCCAGGTGGCGAGGGTCGTCCGGCGGATCGAGGAACTGGCGGCAGCCGAGCCGGAAGCGGCGGCGTACCGCCCCGGCGCGGTGCTCTAG
- the purD gene encoding phosphoribosylamine--glycine ligase, whose protein sequence is MTDAAPRTVLVLGSGGREHALAAAIARDPAVESVHCAPGNPGTATVATNHDVDPADGAAVVRLAAAIGADLVVIGPEVPLVAGVADDLREAGVAVFGPGADAARLEGSKAFAKEVMAAAGIPTAAARVCEDAEQAAAALDEFGAPYVVKDDGLAAGKGVVVTDDRAAALAHARSCGRVIIEEYLDGPEVSLFAITDGVSVRPLQPAQDFKRAHDGDAGPNTGGMGAYTPLDWAPDDLVEQTVATVIQPAVDELRRRGTPFAGLVYAGLALTSRGLRVVEFNARFGDPETQPLLSLLESPLAQVLYAAATGRLADQPPLAFAAGYAVGVVLAAEGYPAAPVKGGVITGPDGLADDEAARVLHAGTARDAEGRLIAAGGRVLTVVGNGPSLAQARAEAYRLLGKIELPGGFSRSDIAKEAAGE, encoded by the coding sequence GTGACCGATGCAGCCCCGCGTACCGTCCTGGTTCTCGGTTCGGGTGGCCGCGAGCACGCCCTCGCCGCCGCCATCGCCCGCGACCCGGCGGTGGAGTCCGTGCACTGCGCTCCCGGCAATCCGGGCACCGCGACCGTGGCCACCAACCACGATGTCGATCCCGCCGACGGTGCTGCCGTCGTCCGGCTGGCGGCGGCGATCGGCGCCGATCTGGTGGTGATCGGGCCGGAGGTGCCGCTGGTCGCCGGCGTGGCCGACGATCTTCGCGAGGCCGGGGTGGCCGTCTTCGGGCCGGGCGCCGATGCCGCGCGGCTGGAGGGTTCGAAGGCCTTCGCCAAGGAGGTGATGGCGGCCGCCGGCATTCCGACCGCAGCCGCCCGGGTCTGTGAGGATGCCGAACAGGCGGCCGCCGCGCTGGACGAGTTCGGCGCACCCTACGTGGTCAAGGACGACGGCCTGGCCGCCGGCAAGGGCGTCGTCGTCACCGACGATCGCGCGGCCGCGTTGGCGCACGCGCGTTCCTGCGGTCGGGTGATCATCGAGGAGTACCTCGACGGACCGGAGGTCAGCCTCTTCGCGATCACCGACGGGGTGAGTGTTCGCCCATTGCAGCCGGCGCAGGACTTCAAGCGCGCCCACGACGGCGACGCGGGCCCGAACACCGGTGGGATGGGCGCCTACACCCCGCTCGACTGGGCGCCGGATGATCTTGTCGAGCAGACGGTCGCGACGGTGATCCAGCCCGCGGTCGACGAGCTGCGCCGGCGCGGTACGCCATTCGCCGGGCTGGTCTATGCCGGCCTCGCGCTCACCTCGCGCGGCCTGCGGGTGGTCGAGTTCAACGCCCGCTTCGGCGATCCGGAGACCCAGCCCCTGCTCAGCCTGCTGGAATCGCCGCTCGCGCAGGTGTTGTACGCCGCGGCGACCGGTCGACTGGCCGACCAGCCGCCGCTCGCATTCGCGGCCGGGTACGCGGTGGGCGTCGTGCTCGCCGCCGAGGGCTATCCGGCCGCCCCGGTCAAGGGCGGCGTGATCACCGGACCGGACGGCCTCGCCGACGACGAGGCGGCGCGGGTCCTGCATGCCGGCACCGCGCGCGACGCCGAGGGGCGGCTGATCGCCGCCGGCGGCCGGGTGCTGACCGTCGTCGGCAACGGCCCGAGCCTCGCGCAGGCTCGTGCCGAGGCGTACCGGCTGCTCGGCAAGATCGAACTGCCCGGCGGTTTCAGCCGGTCCGACATCGCGAAGGAGGCGGCCGGTGAGTGA
- a CDS encoding adenylosuccinate synthase, giving the protein MPGIVVMGAQWGDEGKGKATDQLGDRVDYCVRYSGGNNAGHTIVVGGERYALHLLPSGILNPGVTPVIGNGVVVDLDVLDKELTDLRARGADVQHPLISANAHVITSYHQTIDKVTERFLGKAKIGTTGRGVGPAYADKINRIGIRIQDLFDESILRRKVEAALDQKNHLLLKVYNRRAIDPEEIADHLLTYADKLRPYVVDASRILNDALDEGKVVLFEGAQAHHLDVDHGTYPYVTSSNPIAAGACVGSGVGPTRIDRVVGIAKAYTTRVGEGPMPTELLDADGEKLREAGGEFGTTTGRPRRCGWFDALVVESAANANGFTDIFLTKLDTLTGWDKIPVCVAYEIDGERTDVMPVSQTDFHHAKPVYEVLDGWTEDITGVRDFADFPKATQAYVRRLEELCGARISGIGVGPGREQAVMINDLL; this is encoded by the coding sequence ATGCCGGGCATCGTCGTGATGGGCGCCCAGTGGGGCGACGAGGGCAAGGGCAAGGCAACCGACCAACTCGGGGACCGGGTCGACTACTGCGTCCGCTATTCCGGCGGCAACAACGCCGGGCACACCATCGTCGTCGGCGGAGAGCGATACGCCCTGCACCTGCTCCCCTCGGGCATCCTCAACCCCGGCGTCACCCCGGTGATCGGCAACGGCGTGGTCGTCGACCTCGACGTGTTGGACAAGGAGCTGACCGACCTGCGCGCCCGCGGCGCCGATGTCCAACACCCGCTGATCAGCGCGAACGCGCACGTGATCACCAGCTACCACCAGACGATCGACAAGGTCACCGAGCGGTTCCTGGGCAAGGCCAAGATCGGCACGACCGGTCGGGGGGTCGGACCGGCGTACGCCGACAAGATCAACCGGATCGGCATCCGGATCCAGGACCTGTTCGACGAGTCGATCCTGCGGCGCAAGGTGGAGGCGGCGCTCGACCAGAAGAACCACCTGCTGCTCAAGGTCTACAACCGGCGCGCGATCGACCCCGAGGAGATCGCCGATCACCTGTTGACCTATGCGGACAAGCTGCGCCCCTACGTGGTCGACGCCTCCCGGATCCTGAACGACGCCCTCGACGAGGGCAAGGTCGTGCTCTTCGAGGGTGCCCAGGCGCACCACCTGGATGTCGATCACGGCACCTACCCCTATGTCACTTCCTCCAACCCAATCGCGGCCGGCGCGTGCGTCGGCTCGGGGGTCGGGCCGACCCGGATCGATCGGGTCGTCGGGATCGCCAAGGCCTACACCACCCGGGTCGGCGAGGGCCCGATGCCGACCGAGCTGCTGGACGCCGACGGCGAGAAGCTGCGCGAGGCGGGCGGTGAGTTCGGCACCACGACCGGGCGGCCGCGCCGCTGCGGCTGGTTCGACGCGCTGGTCGTCGAATCGGCGGCGAATGCCAACGGCTTCACCGACATCTTCTTGACCAAGCTGGACACGCTGACCGGCTGGGACAAGATCCCGGTCTGCGTCGCCTACGAGATCGACGGCGAGCGGACCGACGTGATGCCGGTCAGCCAGACCGACTTCCACCACGCCAAGCCCGTCTACGAGGTGCTCGACGGCTGGACCGAGGACATCACCGGGGTACGCGACTTCGCCGACTTCCCGAAGGCGACGCAGGCCTATGTGCGGCGCCTGGAGGAGCTCTGCGGGGCGCGGATCTCCGGCATCGGCGTCGGCCCCGGCCGCGAGCAGGCCGTGATGATCAATGACCTCCTCTGA
- a CDS encoding PLP-dependent aminotransferase family protein, with amino-acid sequence MNDSSSQIAADLRRWLASAPAGARLPPTRSLVAEYAVSPLTVQNALRALVAEGLIETRPGAGAFALAPRTPQNQDFGWQTLALGPRRSPGVAEPTALRPALADAIALHEGYPDRELLPHRLVRGALTRAGRSAAALARSPAAGLPELRAWFAADLAGLVPAGMSAPAASDVAVLPGSQSGLAAIFRALVGPGGMPLLVESPTYWGAIHAAAQVGVPMVPVPSGPDGPDPDQLEQAFASTGARVFYAQPNFANPTGAQWSNARAARVREIVARFGAFVVEDDWAHDFGITTEAVPLAARDVDGHVVYLRSLTKSVSPALRVAAAIIRGPARERVLADLRAGPLYVSPLLQAAALDVVTQPGWRTHLRGLRRQLGARRDLMIAQLREHVPSAQLTAVPGGGLNLWVRLADGVDLAALVGACEKAGLLVAAGDEWFPAEPTGPHLRLNYAGPDPGRFGEAMQILGAQLAEHEAGDG; translated from the coding sequence ATGAACGATAGCAGTTCGCAGATCGCGGCGGACCTTCGCCGCTGGCTGGCGTCCGCCCCGGCCGGCGCCCGGCTGCCGCCGACCAGGTCGTTGGTCGCCGAGTACGCCGTCAGCCCGCTGACCGTGCAGAATGCGCTTCGCGCGTTGGTGGCCGAGGGGCTGATCGAGACCCGACCCGGCGCGGGAGCGTTCGCGCTGGCGCCCAGGACGCCGCAGAACCAGGACTTCGGCTGGCAGACCCTGGCGCTCGGCCCGCGGCGCAGTCCGGGGGTCGCCGAGCCGACGGCCCTGCGGCCGGCGCTCGCCGACGCGATCGCCCTGCACGAGGGCTATCCCGACCGCGAACTCTTGCCGCACCGCCTGGTGCGTGGGGCGCTCACGCGGGCCGGTCGCTCGGCCGCGGCGCTGGCCCGTTCGCCGGCAGCCGGCCTGCCGGAGCTGCGGGCCTGGTTCGCGGCCGACCTGGCCGGTCTGGTGCCGGCCGGGATGAGCGCACCGGCCGCGAGCGATGTCGCGGTCCTGCCGGGCAGTCAGAGTGGGCTGGCGGCCATCTTTCGGGCATTGGTCGGCCCGGGCGGGATGCCGCTCCTGGTCGAGTCTCCGACCTACTGGGGCGCGATCCACGCGGCCGCGCAGGTCGGCGTACCGATGGTTCCGGTACCGAGCGGTCCCGACGGGCCGGATCCCGACCAGCTCGAGCAGGCGTTCGCCAGCACCGGGGCCCGCGTCTTCTATGCGCAACCGAACTTCGCCAACCCGACGGGCGCACAGTGGTCGAATGCCCGGGCCGCTCGGGTGCGCGAGATCGTCGCCCGGTTCGGCGCCTTCGTGGTCGAGGACGACTGGGCTCACGACTTCGGCATCACCACAGAGGCGGTGCCGCTCGCCGCGCGCGACGTCGACGGTCACGTGGTGTACCTGCGCTCGCTCACCAAGAGCGTCTCGCCCGCGCTCCGAGTCGCGGCGGCGATCATCCGCGGACCGGCGCGGGAGCGGGTGCTCGCGGACCTGCGGGCCGGGCCGCTCTATGTCAGTCCGCTGCTCCAGGCGGCGGCGCTGGACGTGGTCACCCAGCCCGGTTGGCGTACCCACCTGCGCGGGCTGCGCCGACAGCTCGGTGCCCGCCGTGACCTGATGATCGCGCAACTGCGAGAACACGTGCCGTCGGCACAGTTGACCGCGGTGCCGGGCGGCGGCCTCAATCTGTGGGTGCGGCTGGCCGACGGGGTGGATCTCGCCGCGCTCGTCGGCGCCTGCGAGAAGGCGGGGCTGCTGGTCGCCGCCGGCGACGAGTGGTTTCCGGCCGAGCCGACCGGACCGCACCTGAGGCTGAACTACGCCGGCCCCGATCCGGGTCGCTTCGGCGAAGCCATGCAGATCCTGGGGGCACAGCTCGCCGAGCACGAAGCGGGCGACGGCTGA
- a CDS encoding EamA family transporter, whose product MKTDNSAIASRHLSLSTSGLLWGLIGIAGFSLTTPLTRLAVHEGLSATFVGAARGVVAAALAAVALVLTRQPAPRGRQWIRVAVVAAGIVVGFSMFSSYALAAMPASHAAVILAVLPTLTAVFAALRTGERPPRAFWWFTGTGMVAAIGFAMAGAGTPGQLGWPDLLLFGAVLAAAIGYAEGGLLARELGAWQTVCWALLIAAPVMAAITTIDLSIQLPRATAAGWLSFGYLCLVSMFGAYVAWYRGLAIGPMVRVSQVQLVQPVLSIGWAALLLGERVTWATVVGAAAVIACAAAAVRVRFSAAGR is encoded by the coding sequence GTGAAAACGGATAATAGCGCTATCGCTTCGCGACACCTATCGCTATCGACGTCCGGACTGCTGTGGGGGCTGATCGGGATCGCCGGGTTCTCGCTGACCACGCCGCTGACCCGGCTGGCCGTACACGAGGGGCTGTCGGCGACATTCGTCGGCGCGGCCCGCGGAGTCGTCGCCGCCGCGCTGGCCGCCGTGGCCCTGGTCCTGACCCGCCAGCCGGCGCCGCGGGGGCGGCAGTGGATCCGCGTCGCGGTGGTGGCGGCCGGGATCGTCGTCGGGTTCTCGATGTTCAGCTCGTACGCACTCGCCGCGATGCCCGCCAGCCACGCCGCTGTCATCCTCGCCGTCTTGCCGACGCTGACCGCGGTCTTCGCCGCGCTCCGCACCGGCGAGCGACCCCCGCGCGCGTTCTGGTGGTTCACCGGCACCGGAATGGTCGCGGCAATCGGATTCGCCATGGCGGGAGCGGGCACTCCGGGCCAGCTCGGCTGGCCCGACCTGTTGCTCTTCGGCGCGGTTCTCGCGGCGGCGATCGGTTATGCCGAAGGTGGGCTGCTGGCCCGCGAGCTGGGCGCGTGGCAGACCGTGTGTTGGGCGCTGCTCATCGCCGCGCCCGTGATGGCGGCGATCACCACGATCGACCTGTCGATCCAGCTACCGCGGGCCACCGCGGCGGGCTGGCTCTCCTTCGGCTATCTCTGCCTGGTCAGCATGTTCGGGGCCTATGTGGCCTGGTATCGCGGGCTCGCGATCGGGCCGATGGTGCGAGTCAGCCAGGTGCAACTCGTCCAACCGGTGCTGAGCATCGGCTGGGCGGCACTGCTGCTCGGCGAGCGGGTGACCTGGGCGACGGTGGTCGGGGCGGCGGCCGTGATCGCCTGTGCGGCGGCCGCCGTGCGCGTCCGGTTCAGCGCGGCCGGGCGGTGA
- a CDS encoding DUF3151 domain-containing protein: protein MSNPSAPKNLLSGATTTPQTRLPEDPAAADLAAADLAEGGQEAFLDILAAHPDSSLAWAILAEGSLGLDSRAGDIAAYAYARTGYHRGLDALRRAGWKGSGPIPWEHVPNQGFLRALWALARAADRIGEAAEAERCSQFLRDSSESGYAELTARPR from the coding sequence ATGAGCAACCCCTCGGCGCCGAAGAACCTGCTGTCCGGTGCGACCACGACCCCGCAGACCCGACTCCCGGAAGATCCCGCCGCCGCGGACCTGGCCGCCGCCGATCTGGCCGAGGGCGGGCAGGAGGCCTTCCTGGACATCCTCGCGGCGCATCCCGACTCGAGCCTGGCCTGGGCGATCCTCGCCGAGGGTTCGTTGGGGCTGGACAGCCGGGCCGGGGACATCGCGGCGTACGCCTATGCGCGCACCGGTTACCACCGCGGCCTCGATGCCTTGCGTCGGGCCGGCTGGAAGGGGTCCGGGCCGATCCCGTGGGAGCACGTGCCCAATCAGGGCTTCCTGCGCGCGCTCTGGGCGCTCGCCCGGGCAGCCGACCGCATCGGCGAGGCCGCCGAGGCCGAGCGCTGCAGCCAGTTCCTGCGCGATTCGAGCGAGTCGGGGTACGCGGAGCTCACCGCCCGGCCGCGCTGA
- a CDS encoding TetR/AcrR family transcriptional regulator: protein MTTVADWREFPPLQLHPFLLGALEEFARHGYDGTSVRTLAQRLGVTVPALYYYYENKQAMLVALLEHAMDRVISYVDAALADAGPDAESRLRAVVEALVLYFAHYPDLAAMDTERRSLDPANLAAYIARRDEAERQLRDVIGDGVADGTFSTPWPYECTRAIFTMCQGISKWYRLDGPVGPSEMAQRYVQLALAMLRTAS from the coding sequence ATGACGACGGTGGCCGACTGGCGGGAGTTTCCGCCGCTGCAGTTGCATCCGTTCCTGCTCGGCGCGCTCGAGGAGTTCGCCCGGCACGGCTACGACGGGACGTCCGTGCGTACTCTCGCCCAACGGCTCGGGGTGACCGTGCCCGCGCTCTACTACTACTACGAGAACAAGCAGGCGATGCTCGTCGCCCTGCTCGAGCACGCGATGGACCGGGTCATCTCCTATGTGGATGCCGCACTCGCCGATGCCGGCCCCGACGCGGAGTCGCGGCTGCGGGCCGTGGTCGAGGCGCTGGTGCTGTACTTCGCCCACTACCCCGACCTGGCGGCCATGGACACCGAGCGGCGCAGCCTCGATCCGGCGAATCTCGCCGCCTACATCGCCCGGCGCGACGAGGCCGAGCGGCAGTTGCGCGACGTCATCGGCGACGGCGTCGCCGATGGCACCTTCAGCACGCCCTGGCCCTATGAGTGCACCCGCGCGATCTTCACCATGTGCCAGGGGATCTCGAAGTGGTACCGCCTGGACGGGCCCGTCGGGCCGTCGGAGATGGCGCAGCGTTATGTTCAGCTCGCCCTTGCCATGCTGCGCACCGCGAGCTGA
- a CDS encoding CoA transferase, with amino-acid sequence MAGPLAGVRVVELAGIGPGPFAGMLLADLGAEIIRVDRAADLGGDELRALAHAVIDRGRRSIAVDLKQPAGREVVLALAERADVIIEGFRPGVAERLGVGPEDVAARNPRLVYGRMTGWGQSGPYAHLAGHDLNYIAAAGALALGRGADGVPVPPENVLGDFGGGSLYLVTGILAALLHARETGRGQVVDAAIVDGAASLMAMHHAMINTGVIKRNPMDGGAPYYRVYRTADDRFLAVAAMEPQFWAELLDGLGLADRELPDRDDPANWPELGELFAEIIRGRPLADWLAAFEGRDACVTAVCTPGEAPHDPHLAARRAYLPAGADGAGWQPAPAPRLSVTEPELPGPPPRIGQHTDEVLAELGIDADALRAAGVVG; translated from the coding sequence GTGGCGGGCCCGCTCGCCGGGGTACGCGTCGTCGAGCTGGCCGGAATCGGCCCGGGGCCCTTCGCCGGCATGCTGCTGGCCGACCTCGGGGCCGAGATCATTCGGGTGGATCGGGCGGCCGACCTCGGCGGTGACGAACTGCGGGCCCTCGCGCACGCCGTCATCGATCGCGGACGCCGCTCGATCGCCGTCGACCTCAAGCAGCCGGCCGGCCGGGAGGTGGTGCTGGCGCTCGCCGAGCGGGCGGACGTGATCATCGAGGGCTTCCGGCCCGGCGTGGCCGAGCGGCTCGGCGTCGGGCCCGAGGACGTCGCTGCGCGCAACCCACGGCTGGTCTACGGCCGGATGACGGGCTGGGGTCAGTCCGGGCCGTATGCCCATCTGGCCGGGCACGACCTGAACTACATCGCAGCGGCCGGCGCGCTCGCGCTGGGCCGGGGCGCGGACGGCGTACCCGTGCCGCCGGAGAACGTGCTCGGCGATTTCGGCGGCGGCTCGCTCTATCTGGTCACGGGCATCCTGGCCGCGCTGCTGCACGCTCGCGAAACCGGTCGGGGGCAGGTCGTCGACGCCGCGATCGTCGACGGGGCCGCGTCGCTGATGGCGATGCACCACGCGATGATCAATACCGGGGTGATCAAACGCAATCCGATGGACGGCGGCGCGCCGTACTACCGGGTCTATCGGACTGCCGACGACCGGTTCCTGGCCGTCGCCGCGATGGAGCCGCAGTTCTGGGCCGAGTTGCTCGACGGTCTCGGGCTGGCCGACCGTGAGCTGCCGGATCGCGACGACCCGGCGAACTGGCCCGAGCTCGGCGAGCTGTTCGCCGAGATCATCCGCGGCCGCCCGCTGGCGGATTGGCTGGCAGCCTTCGAGGGCCGGGACGCCTGTGTGACGGCGGTCTGCACGCCGGGCGAGGCGCCACACGATCCGCACCTGGCGGCGCGCCGGGCCTATCTTCCCGCCGGGGCAGACGGCGCCGGCTGGCAGCCCGCCCCGGCCCCGCGGCTCTCGGTCACCGAGCCCGAGCTGCCCGGTCCGCCGCCGCGGATCGGCCAACACACCGACGAGGTGTTGGCCGAACTCGGGATCGATGCCGATGCGCTCCGCGCCGCGGGTGTGGTCGGCTGA